In the Piscinibacter sp. XHJ-5 genome, one interval contains:
- a CDS encoding twin-arginine translocation signal domain-containing protein translates to MSADRTRQDANEPRSRRAFLEHLAATTAAGVCGVPAVSRAGAPPHLGLDFPGSAAVRRTMRFRFLDPLSIYPATYIWSAYPRRQAGYYTALFWGNDDGKGDLRTFLWTPSGDADSYYGAHPYPSPRPHGTNHHWEISVVQDDFVNGAVEYDRWHRQALRVWADRSGKYHEFYWDLPFTDRKHRVSHKAPPAWGNRMPPVPTLTWGDAPWAPGKEVWNGVLRGIQVYERCLTVGDILRESRSPRSTPAGAASLWYLNLDPTPDDLSDKSGRGHHPAWVGDERPQLWTGTQPAG, encoded by the coding sequence ATGAGCGCAGATCGCACACGGCAGGACGCGAACGAGCCCCGCAGCCGGCGTGCCTTCCTCGAGCATCTGGCAGCCACCACCGCCGCCGGCGTCTGCGGTGTGCCCGCGGTGTCCCGGGCCGGTGCACCGCCGCACCTCGGACTCGACTTCCCCGGCTCGGCCGCGGTACGCAGGACGATGCGCTTCCGCTTCCTCGATCCGCTGTCCATCTATCCCGCCACCTACATCTGGTCGGCGTATCCGCGCCGCCAGGCCGGCTACTACACCGCGTTGTTCTGGGGCAACGACGACGGCAAGGGTGACCTTCGCACCTTTCTCTGGACGCCCTCTGGCGACGCCGACAGCTACTACGGCGCGCATCCTTATCCCAGCCCGCGTCCCCACGGCACCAACCACCATTGGGAGATCTCGGTGGTGCAGGACGACTTCGTGAATGGTGCGGTGGAGTACGACCGCTGGCATCGTCAGGCGCTGCGCGTGTGGGCCGACCGCAGCGGCAAGTACCACGAGTTCTACTGGGACCTGCCGTTCACCGACCGCAAGCACCGGGTGAGCCACAAGGCGCCGCCCGCGTGGGGCAACCGCATGCCGCCCGTGCCGACGCTGACATGGGGCGACGCCCCGTGGGCGCCCGGCAAGGAAGTCTGGAACGGCGTCCTGCGCGGCATCCAGGTCTACGAGCGCTGCCTGACGGTCGGCGACATCCTGCGCGAGTCTCGATCGCCCCGCTCCACCCCGGCGGGGGCTGCCAGCCTCTGGTATCTCAACCTGGACCCGACTCCTGACGACCTGTCAGACAAGTCGGGCCGCGGCCACCATCCCGCTTGGGTAGGCGACGAGCGTCCGCAGCTGTGGACCGGCACGCAGCCCGCCGGCTGA
- a CDS encoding lipopolysaccharide biosynthesis protein, with product MSQSVQRRMATGAIWMVLFKLVERGLGLISTLILARLLGPSDFGIVAMALSFIAMAELLTAFGFDVAIIQTQGATEEHYNTAWTCNVLLNLCVTLLMLAMAIPIADFYHKPEVAWVVCALAFGPLIAGAENIGVVAFRKELDFRREFRFQVSRKLIGFMIVVPLALILRSYWALVVGTLVSKTAGTVISYLMHPFRPRFTLSRFRELFHFSRWLLFNNLIGFLKERSSDFFIGRLFGPAALGSYNVAYELAHLPSSEIGAPINRALLPGFAKMEPQDVQNAYASALGVLAMLTLPAAAVIFVVAPYLVPVVLGQKWLSAVPLMETLAFNGALLLFHASISAVLMGRGFPGRVSFANVSYVMVLALLLTLFAPHFGVVGAAYCALVTTTLVTPVYLFQIRRALGVGPMVFARAIARPFISALVTVALLRWAMPAYDSGMHFVMVVAWLLGGMAAGVAVYGALVLGLWTLAGRPAGAERAVIDRLHGFVSERFGGRFLPRRRQA from the coding sequence ATGTCCCAAAGCGTTCAACGCAGGATGGCCACCGGCGCCATCTGGATGGTTCTTTTCAAGCTGGTCGAGCGGGGACTGGGGCTCATCAGCACGCTCATCCTCGCGCGCCTGCTGGGTCCCTCGGACTTCGGCATCGTGGCGATGGCGCTGTCGTTCATCGCGATGGCGGAGCTGCTGACTGCGTTCGGCTTCGACGTCGCGATCATCCAGACGCAGGGCGCCACCGAGGAGCACTACAACACGGCGTGGACCTGCAACGTCCTGCTCAACCTGTGCGTGACCCTGCTGATGCTGGCGATGGCCATTCCGATCGCGGACTTCTATCACAAGCCCGAGGTCGCCTGGGTGGTGTGCGCGCTGGCCTTCGGTCCGCTCATCGCCGGCGCGGAGAACATCGGCGTCGTCGCGTTCCGCAAGGAGCTCGACTTCCGCCGCGAGTTTCGCTTCCAGGTCAGCCGCAAGCTGATCGGCTTCATGATCGTCGTGCCGCTGGCGCTGATCCTGCGAAGCTATTGGGCGCTGGTGGTGGGCACCCTGGTGTCCAAGACGGCAGGCACGGTGATCAGCTACCTGATGCACCCGTTCCGCCCGCGCTTCACGCTGTCGCGCTTTCGCGAGCTGTTCCACTTCTCCCGCTGGCTGCTGTTCAACAACCTGATCGGCTTCCTGAAGGAACGCTCGTCCGACTTCTTCATCGGCCGCCTCTTCGGGCCGGCCGCGCTCGGCTCGTACAACGTCGCCTACGAGCTGGCGCACCTGCCGTCGAGCGAGATCGGCGCGCCCATCAACCGCGCGCTGCTGCCCGGCTTCGCCAAGATGGAACCGCAGGACGTCCAGAACGCCTACGCGTCAGCGCTGGGCGTGCTGGCGATGCTCACCTTGCCGGCCGCCGCGGTGATCTTCGTCGTCGCGCCCTATCTCGTGCCGGTGGTGCTGGGGCAGAAGTGGCTGTCGGCCGTGCCGCTGATGGAGACGCTGGCTTTCAACGGGGCACTGCTGCTGTTCCACGCGTCGATCAGCGCCGTGCTGATGGGTCGCGGCTTCCCCGGGCGTGTGAGCTTCGCCAATGTCAGCTACGTGATGGTGCTGGCGCTGCTGCTCACCCTGTTCGCGCCGCACTTCGGTGTCGTCGGCGCCGCCTACTGCGCGCTCGTCACCACCACGCTGGTCACGCCGGTGTACCTGTTCCAGATCCGGCGCGCACTGGGCGTCGGCCCGATGGTGTTCGCGCGGGCCATCGCCCGCCCCTTCATCAGCGCCCTCGTGACCGTGGCGCTGCTGCGCTGGGCCATGCCGGCCTACGACAGCGGCATGCACTTCGTGATGGTGGTGGCCTGGCTGCTGGGCGGGATGGCCGCCGGCGTGGCCGTGTACGGCGCGCTGGTGCTGGGCTTGTGGACGCTGGCCGGCCGGCCGGCAGGTGCCGAACGCGCGGTCATCGACCGCCTTCACGGCTTCGTGTCCGAGCGCTTCGGCGGCCGCTTCCTGCCGCGCCGCCGGCAAGCGTGA
- a CDS encoding DUF4910 domain-containing protein, whose product MAGFQTISLSDAELGAAGSTMLQLMEELYPLCRSITGPGVRDTLHRVSRLAPLTLTEVPTGTPVFDWTVPREWSVTEAYLEHESGRRFAEFRRHNLHVVGYSVPVDATMPLEALRERLHTLPDHPDWIPFRSSYYREDWGFCLSERERLSMPDGHYRAVIRSRLHDGSLTLGEFVHRGRSDEEVLVFAHTCHPSLCNDNLSGIVVAAQLAAFLRERDTRYTYRFVFAPATIGSIAWMALNESRLENIRHGLVLAMLGDAGPLHYHRSRSGRATIDRAAAVVLRACYPDAGAIDFSPWGFDERQFNTPGIKLPVGRLNRALTGEYPQEHTSADSLELMSAGALAESWRACLRIFEVLEGDRRYLNLSPKGEPQLGRRGLYRQTGGYYDGVADRQMGLLWLLNQSDGEASLLDIAERSGIEFGLLAQCARDLESAGLLAPAPDPRS is encoded by the coding sequence ATGGCCGGCTTTCAGACGATCAGCCTCAGCGACGCCGAGCTCGGCGCCGCCGGCTCGACCATGCTGCAGCTCATGGAGGAGCTGTATCCGCTGTGCCGCAGCATCACCGGCCCCGGCGTGCGCGACACCCTGCACCGCGTGTCGCGCCTCGCGCCGCTCACCCTCACCGAGGTGCCCACCGGCACGCCGGTTTTCGACTGGACCGTGCCGCGCGAGTGGTCGGTGACCGAGGCCTACCTCGAGCACGAGAGCGGACGGCGCTTCGCCGAATTCCGCCGCCACAACCTGCACGTGGTGGGCTACAGCGTGCCGGTCGACGCAACGATGCCGCTGGAGGCGCTGCGCGAGCGCCTGCACACGCTGCCCGACCATCCCGACTGGATTCCATTCCGCTCGTCCTACTACCGCGAGGACTGGGGCTTCTGCCTGAGCGAGCGCGAGCGCCTGTCCATGCCCGACGGCCACTATCGCGCGGTCATCCGGTCGCGCCTGCACGACGGCTCGCTCACCCTCGGAGAGTTCGTCCACCGCGGCCGCAGCGACGAAGAGGTGCTGGTGTTCGCCCACACCTGCCATCCCTCGCTGTGCAACGACAACCTCAGCGGCATCGTGGTGGCTGCCCAGCTGGCCGCCTTCCTGCGCGAGCGCGACACGCGCTACACGTACCGCTTCGTGTTCGCGCCCGCCACCATCGGCTCGATCGCCTGGATGGCGCTCAACGAATCGCGCCTGGAGAACATCCGCCACGGGCTGGTCCTGGCGATGCTGGGCGATGCGGGCCCGCTGCACTACCACCGCAGCCGCAGCGGCCGCGCCACGATCGACCGCGCCGCGGCGGTGGTGCTGCGCGCCTGCTATCCCGATGCCGGCGCCATCGACTTCTCGCCCTGGGGCTTCGACGAGCGCCAGTTCAATACGCCGGGCATCAAGCTGCCCGTGGGCCGGCTCAACCGCGCGCTGACCGGCGAGTACCCGCAGGAGCACACCTCCGCCGACTCGCTGGAGCTCATGTCCGCCGGCGCACTGGCCGAATCGTGGCGCGCGTGCCTGCGCATCTTCGAGGTGCTGGAGGGCGATCGCCGCTACCTCAATCTCTCGCCCAAGGGCGAGCCGCAGCTCGGACGCCGCGGGCTCTACCGCCAGACCGGTGGCTACTACGACGGTGTCGCCGACCGGCAGATGGGCCTGCTGTGGCTGCTCAACCAATCCGACGGCGAAGCCTCGCTGCTCGACATCGCGGAGCGATCGGGCATCGAGTTCGGCCTGCTCGCGCAGTGCGCCCGCGACCTCGAATCCGCCGGGCTGCTCGCCCCGGCGCCTGACCCACGCTCCTGA
- a CDS encoding glycosyltransferase family 2 protein, with translation MSADPTYATAAPPSHRPLVSVGMPTYNAEQTIAASIECLLQQTVADFELLVSDNASTDGTWDVIQDIARRDARVIGIRQPKNIGANGNYSAVFRRARGGYFKWASSNDWCAPQFLEHCVARLEAHPDTVLVAPRTRLFQGDLNHYTDYDRDIAFDQPDPVDRFIAVSSKLPLNNILNGVMRTAALARTRLIEHYVGADVVLVGHLALLGKIELLDEPMFYRRMDRETATQMMSAEALHRHHYPVKTRRALFPAWRKTGGWLHAALASDLSRRDTLRAVQWSLRQAYWKAPELGRDVVDAIGQSVRR, from the coding sequence ATGAGTGCGGACCCGACCTACGCCACTGCTGCGCCGCCGTCGCACCGGCCGCTGGTCAGCGTCGGCATGCCCACCTACAACGCCGAGCAGACCATCGCCGCCTCGATCGAGTGCCTGCTGCAGCAGACGGTGGCCGACTTCGAGCTGCTGGTCAGCGACAACGCATCGACCGACGGCACCTGGGACGTCATCCAGGACATCGCGCGGCGAGACGCGCGGGTGATCGGCATCCGCCAGCCGAAGAACATCGGGGCCAACGGCAACTACAGCGCGGTGTTCCGCCGCGCCCGCGGCGGCTACTTCAAGTGGGCCTCTTCCAACGACTGGTGCGCGCCGCAGTTCCTCGAGCACTGCGTGGCACGTCTGGAGGCCCATCCCGACACGGTGCTGGTGGCGCCCCGCACACGCCTGTTCCAGGGCGACCTGAACCACTACACCGACTACGACCGCGACATCGCGTTCGACCAGCCCGATCCGGTGGATCGGTTCATCGCGGTGAGCTCCAAGCTGCCGCTGAACAACATCCTCAACGGCGTCATGCGGACCGCGGCGCTCGCGCGCACGCGGCTGATCGAGCACTACGTCGGCGCCGACGTCGTGCTGGTCGGCCATCTGGCACTGCTCGGCAAGATCGAACTGCTCGACGAGCCGATGTTCTACCGCCGCATGGACCGCGAGACCGCCACGCAGATGATGAGCGCCGAAGCCCTGCACCGCCACCACTATCCGGTGAAGACGCGCCGCGCGCTGTTCCCGGCGTGGCGCAAGACCGGCGGCTGGCTGCACGCTGCATTGGCCTCCGACCTGTCGCGGCGCGACACGCTGCGGGCGGTGCAGTGGAGTCTGCGACAGGCCTACTGGAAGGCACCCGAGCTCGGACGCGACGTCGTCGACGCCATCGGGCAATCGGTGCGGCGCTAG
- a CDS encoding PIG-L family deacetylase — translation MLNFTASLDGDAPLRLLCIGAHSDDLEIGCGGTLMSWLESSRPLHVTWVVLSATGERAAEAKGSATELLRRAASVDIVLGEFADGFLPSQYEAVKGFFESLKRRASPDIVLTHRLEDRHQDHRLAAELSWNTWRDHVILEYEILKYEGDLGQPNVFVPLTASTAQRKSEHLLRHFGSQRSKSWFADENFVALARLRGLECRSPSGLAEAFHGRKLRLAPQWG, via the coding sequence ATGCTGAACTTCACTGCTTCGCTCGACGGCGATGCGCCGCTGCGCCTGCTGTGCATCGGCGCGCACAGCGACGACCTCGAGATCGGATGCGGCGGCACGCTGATGTCCTGGCTCGAGTCGAGCCGCCCGCTGCACGTGACCTGGGTGGTCCTGTCGGCCACCGGCGAGCGCGCCGCCGAGGCGAAGGGCAGCGCCACCGAGCTGCTGCGTCGCGCCGCCAGCGTGGACATCGTGCTCGGCGAGTTCGCCGACGGCTTCCTGCCTTCGCAGTACGAGGCCGTGAAGGGCTTCTTCGAATCGCTCAAGCGCCGCGCATCGCCGGACATCGTGCTCACGCACCGTCTCGAGGACCGTCACCAGGACCACCGTCTGGCCGCGGAGCTGAGCTGGAACACCTGGCGTGATCACGTGATCCTCGAATACGAGATCCTCAAGTACGAGGGCGACCTGGGGCAGCCCAACGTCTTCGTGCCGCTCACGGCGTCCACCGCGCAGCGCAAGTCCGAGCACCTGCTGCGCCACTTCGGCAGCCAGCGCTCCAAGAGCTGGTTCGCCGACGAGAACTTCGTCGCGCTGGCCCGCCTGCGCGGCCTGGAATGCCGCTCGCCCAGCGGCCTGGCCGAGGCATTCCATGGGCGCAAGCTGCGCCTGGCGCCGCAATGGGGCTGA
- a CDS encoding sugar phosphate nucleotidyltransferase, with amino-acid sequence MKVVLFCGGLGTRLREHSETIPKPLVNVGIRPIVWHLMRYYAHFGHKDFILCLGYRGDLIRDYFLHYTECMSNDFVMSEGGRKIEPLTRDIEDWRITFVDTGMHANLGQRLMRVRSHLKGEEMFLANYSDGLCDLRLDTYIDDFKRRNVIAGAVAVRPSQSLHAMRMDDDGMVSAIESVGDSNYWINGGFFCLRSEIFEYIREGEELVEAPFRRLIDKRQLWTHRHPGFWAAMDTFKDKIMLDRLEAQGNCPWMVWKQPAP; translated from the coding sequence ATGAAGGTCGTGTTGTTCTGCGGCGGTCTGGGAACCCGGCTGCGCGAGCATTCCGAGACGATTCCCAAGCCGCTCGTGAATGTGGGAATCCGTCCGATCGTGTGGCACCTGATGCGCTACTACGCGCACTTCGGGCACAAGGATTTCATCCTCTGCCTGGGCTACCGCGGCGACCTGATCCGCGACTACTTCCTCCACTACACGGAGTGCATGTCCAACGACTTCGTCATGTCCGAAGGCGGTCGCAAGATCGAGCCCCTGACGCGCGACATCGAGGACTGGCGCATCACCTTCGTCGACACCGGCATGCACGCCAACCTCGGGCAGCGCCTGATGCGCGTGCGCTCGCACCTGAAGGGCGAGGAGATGTTCCTGGCCAACTACTCCGACGGCCTGTGCGACCTGCGGCTCGACACCTACATCGACGACTTCAAGCGCCGCAACGTCATCGCCGGCGCGGTCGCCGTCCGGCCTTCGCAAAGCCTGCACGCGATGCGCATGGACGACGACGGCATGGTCAGCGCCATCGAGAGCGTCGGCGACTCCAACTACTGGATCAACGGCGGCTTCTTCTGCCTGCGCAGCGAGATCTTCGAGTACATCCGCGAGGGCGAGGAGCTCGTCGAGGCGCCGTTCAGGCGGCTGATCGACAAGCGCCAGCTCTGGACCCATCGACACCCGGGCTTCTGGGCGGCGATGGACACCTTCAAGGACAAGATCATGCTCGACCGCCTGGAGGCGCAGGGCAACTGTCCGTGGATGGTGTGGAAGCAACCGGCCCCGTGA
- a CDS encoding SDR family oxidoreductase, with the protein MKILVTGTEGYIGARLAPWLRAHGHEVHGLDTGFYRDGCLYLDPVGLPFGPQTTYKDLRTVTAKDFEGFDTVIHLAELSNDPLGQNRPEITFKINHEGSVRIAKTAREAGVRRLVYASSCSVYGVGTGDFLDETSPVNPQTAYAHCKVMVERDLLPMADDRFSVVFLRNATAYGPSPRMRFDIVLNDLSALAWIRKKIAMVSDGSPWRPIVHIEDICEAMRCAAEAPADAINGQVFNVGASSENYRIREIAQIVSQAFPGCDVTAGPPSQDNRSYRVSFDKIAARLPGYKARWTAQQGAEELRRLFERIEFSQDTYEYRAFTRLKQLKYLQRTGQIDDDLFWSAR; encoded by the coding sequence ATGAAAATACTCGTCACCGGAACCGAAGGCTATATCGGCGCGCGCCTGGCGCCCTGGCTGCGCGCCCATGGCCACGAGGTGCACGGCCTGGACACCGGCTTCTACCGCGACGGCTGCCTGTACCTGGATCCGGTGGGCCTGCCGTTCGGCCCGCAGACCACCTACAAGGACCTGCGCACCGTCACCGCCAAGGACTTCGAAGGCTTCGACACGGTGATCCACCTGGCCGAGCTGTCGAACGACCCGCTGGGCCAGAACCGGCCCGAGATCACGTTCAAGATCAACCACGAGGGCTCGGTGCGCATTGCCAAGACCGCGCGCGAAGCCGGCGTGCGGCGCCTGGTCTATGCGTCGTCATGCAGCGTCTACGGCGTGGGTACCGGCGACTTCCTCGACGAGACTTCCCCGGTGAATCCGCAGACCGCCTACGCGCATTGCAAGGTGATGGTCGAGCGCGACCTGCTGCCGATGGCCGACGACCGCTTCTCGGTCGTGTTCCTGCGCAACGCGACGGCGTACGGCCCGTCGCCGCGCATGCGCTTCGACATCGTGCTCAACGACCTGAGCGCGCTGGCCTGGATCCGCAAGAAGATCGCGATGGTCAGCGACGGCAGCCCGTGGCGGCCCATCGTTCACATCGAGGACATCTGCGAGGCGATGCGCTGCGCCGCCGAGGCGCCCGCCGACGCGATCAACGGCCAGGTGTTCAACGTCGGCGCGAGCAGCGAGAACTACCGCATCCGCGAGATCGCGCAGATCGTGTCGCAAGCCTTCCCCGGCTGCGACGTCACGGCCGGCCCGCCCAGCCAGGACAACCGCAGCTACCGGGTGTCGTTCGACAAGATCGCCGCCAGGCTGCCGGGCTACAAGGCGCGCTGGACGGCGCAGCAAGGCGCCGAGGAGCTGCGCCGCCTCTTCGAGCGCATCGAGTTCTCGCAGGACACCTACGAGTACCGTGCGTTCACCCGGCTGAAGCAGCTCAAGTACCTGCAGCGCACCGGCCAGATCGACGACGATCTCTTCTGGAGCGCACGGTGA
- a CDS encoding class I SAM-dependent methyltransferase produces the protein MDTSTTSAPRRSFHCRFCAAPLRTSFVDLGMSPLCQTHITTEQLHEMEPFYPLHAYVCDACFLVQLQEFVSPQEIFTEYAYFSSYSTSWVEHARRYAHMAIERFGLGAGSKVMEIASNDGYLLQHFVAAGVPVLGVEPAANVAKVAVDKGVPTTTRFFGFETAGEIAREHGRPDLLLGNNVLAHVPDLNDFVSGMKRLLAPGGVITMEFPHLQRLMAENQFDTIYHEHFSYFSFVAVEKVFAHHGLTLFDVEELPTHGGSLRIYGRHAENAALPVGSRVTALRQREIDDGFLTLERYRSFGDQVVATKRRLLAFLIDAKQQGKKVVGYGAPGKGNTLLNYCGIRTDFLDFTVDANPYKQGKFTPGTRIPILAPEQLREARPDYVLILPWNLKDEISRAAAYIAEWGGRFVVPIPDVRVL, from the coding sequence ATGGACACTTCCACCACTTCGGCGCCACGCCGCAGCTTTCATTGCCGCTTCTGCGCGGCGCCGTTGCGCACGTCGTTCGTCGACCTGGGCATGTCGCCGTTGTGCCAGACGCACATCACCACCGAGCAGCTGCACGAGATGGAGCCGTTCTATCCCTTGCATGCCTACGTGTGCGATGCATGCTTTCTCGTGCAGCTGCAGGAGTTCGTCTCGCCGCAGGAGATCTTCACCGAGTACGCCTATTTCTCGTCCTACTCCACCAGCTGGGTGGAGCACGCCCGCCGCTACGCGCACATGGCGATCGAGCGCTTCGGCCTGGGCGCGGGCAGCAAGGTGATGGAGATCGCGAGCAACGACGGCTATCTGCTGCAGCACTTCGTCGCCGCGGGCGTGCCGGTGCTGGGCGTCGAGCCGGCCGCCAACGTGGCCAAGGTCGCCGTCGACAAGGGCGTGCCGACCACCACCCGGTTCTTCGGGTTCGAGACGGCCGGCGAGATCGCGCGCGAGCACGGCCGTCCGGACCTGCTGCTGGGCAACAACGTGCTGGCGCACGTGCCCGATCTCAACGACTTCGTGTCCGGCATGAAGCGGCTGCTGGCGCCGGGCGGGGTCATCACGATGGAGTTCCCGCACCTGCAGCGGCTGATGGCGGAGAACCAGTTCGACACCATCTACCACGAGCACTTCAGCTACTTCTCGTTCGTGGCGGTGGAGAAGGTGTTCGCCCATCACGGGCTGACCCTCTTCGACGTCGAGGAGCTGCCGACCCACGGCGGCTCGCTGCGCATCTACGGCCGTCACGCCGAGAACGCGGCGCTGCCGGTGGGATCGCGCGTGACGGCTCTGCGCCAGCGCGAGATCGACGACGGCTTCCTCACGCTGGAGCGCTACCGCAGCTTCGGCGACCAGGTGGTGGCCACCAAGCGCCGGCTGCTCGCCTTCCTCATCGACGCCAAGCAGCAGGGCAAGAAGGTGGTCGGCTACGGCGCGCCCGGCAAGGGCAACACCCTGCTCAACTACTGCGGCATCCGCACCGACTTCCTCGACTTCACCGTCGACGCCAACCCGTACAAGCAGGGCAAGTTCACGCCCGGGACGCGCATTCCCATCCTTGCGCCCGAGCAGCTGCGCGAGGCGCGTCCCGACTATGTGCTCATCCTGCCGTGGAACCTGAAAGACGAGATCTCCCGCGCCGCCGCCTACATCGCGGAGTGGGGCGGCCGCTTCGTGGTGCCCATTCCCGATGTCCGCGTTCTTTGA
- a CDS encoding glycosyltransferase, whose amino-acid sequence MTSTKIGFVLPSPSDHPLPSTRIAVLNMLPFLRAAGFDPQIVFEPPVSNARPELPGLAQRLASEGFGIVVFQKVHGASAEATARALRAAGIKTVFGVCDVVDAAMVQATDATVAVTDYLRSLYPPSLQHKIHVVHDGIENPEICKTDWGTHKADRQRPLRAVLVTSMSLAHLPVISRPPDWLEVCIVGDYPRPSQLLQRMREVRWKILSQRRDERLDYLGFLTDRRIRRVAWDPVGVYSHLREADVGIIPVDHEPSASGVVDVPSWMVKSENRLTLKMSIGLPVVASPIPSYEAVIEQGVNGFLARSPAEWWDRLDALRDPALRQRIGERARRSVQARYSMNEQARRLLAVLHDLVHGRSAPVAMEPGA is encoded by the coding sequence ATGACATCGACCAAGATCGGCTTCGTGTTGCCGTCCCCTTCGGACCATCCGCTGCCGAGCACCCGCATTGCCGTGCTCAACATGCTGCCGTTCCTGAGGGCGGCAGGCTTCGATCCGCAGATCGTGTTCGAGCCGCCGGTGAGCAACGCGCGGCCCGAGCTGCCCGGCCTCGCTCAGCGCCTGGCGAGCGAGGGCTTCGGCATCGTCGTCTTCCAGAAGGTCCACGGCGCAAGCGCCGAGGCGACCGCCCGCGCGCTGCGTGCGGCCGGCATCAAGACCGTGTTCGGCGTGTGCGACGTGGTCGACGCCGCGATGGTCCAGGCGACCGACGCCACGGTCGCGGTGACGGACTACCTGCGATCGCTGTACCCGCCGTCGCTGCAGCACAAGATCCATGTGGTGCACGACGGCATCGAAAACCCCGAGATCTGCAAGACCGACTGGGGCACGCACAAGGCCGACCGGCAGCGGCCCTTGCGCGCGGTGCTGGTCACCTCGATGTCGCTGGCCCATCTGCCGGTCATCTCGCGTCCGCCGGACTGGCTCGAGGTGTGCATCGTCGGCGACTATCCGCGGCCGTCGCAGCTGCTGCAGCGCATGCGCGAGGTGCGCTGGAAGATCCTGAGCCAGCGCCGCGACGAGCGGCTGGACTACCTCGGCTTCCTCACCGATCGGCGCATTCGACGCGTCGCCTGGGATCCGGTGGGCGTCTACAGCCATCTTCGCGAAGCCGACGTGGGCATCATCCCGGTCGACCACGAGCCGTCGGCGTCGGGCGTCGTCGACGTGCCGAGCTGGATGGTGAAGTCGGAGAACCGACTGACGCTGAAGATGTCCATAGGGCTGCCGGTGGTGGCCTCTCCCATCCCGTCGTACGAGGCGGTGATCGAGCAGGGCGTCAACGGTTTTCTCGCGCGCTCGCCGGCCGAATGGTGGGATCGCCTGGACGCGCTGCGCGACCCCGCGCTGCGCCAGCGCATCGGCGAAAGGGCGCGCCGCAGCGTGCAGGCCCGCTATTCGATGAACGAGCAGGCGCGCCGGCTGCTGGCTGTGCTGCACGACCTCGTACACGGCCGATCCGCGCCTGTTGCGATGGAGCCGGGTGCATGA